The following proteins come from a genomic window of Synechococcus sp. NB0720_010:
- a CDS encoding 3'(2'),5'-bisphosphate nucleotidase CysQ has product MMPAAACFPPGIEEKQLLADLRRLCWGAADILLAYGRGEQPPYGFPKALSVDEGGEGPVSAADLAVNQWLLDGLAQAYPDAGWTLLSEETAKEQLTAGEPLDAEWLWILDPLDGTKDFLQGTGEYAVHLALVHRGEAVLGVVLQPLLEDLWFGLVPEGRAWRENRAGEQQPAQLSSRQALSEMVLVASRNHRDQRLEQLLEALALGDTKAIGSVGGKVATILRGETDVYISLSGKSAPKDWDMAAPEAVLKAAGGAFTHADGAPLRYNTGDVRQAGCLIASHGVSHQELCEKAAAAMDRIDPGFAV; this is encoded by the coding sequence ATGATGCCCGCCGCCGCCTGCTTTCCCCCTGGCATCGAGGAGAAGCAGCTCTTGGCGGATCTGCGCCGGCTCTGCTGGGGTGCCGCCGACATCCTGCTGGCCTATGGCCGCGGCGAGCAGCCCCCCTATGGCTTCCCCAAGGCCCTGAGCGTCGATGAAGGGGGCGAGGGCCCGGTCAGCGCTGCCGATCTGGCGGTCAACCAGTGGCTGCTCGATGGCCTGGCCCAGGCCTATCCGGATGCGGGTTGGACCCTGCTGAGCGAGGAGACCGCCAAGGAGCAACTGACCGCCGGGGAACCCCTGGATGCCGAGTGGCTTTGGATCCTGGATCCCCTCGATGGCACCAAGGATTTTCTGCAGGGAACCGGCGAGTACGCCGTGCACCTGGCGCTGGTCCATCGCGGTGAGGCCGTCTTGGGGGTGGTGCTTCAGCCGCTGCTGGAGGACCTCTGGTTCGGCCTGGTGCCCGAGGGCCGCGCCTGGCGGGAGAACCGCGCCGGTGAGCAGCAGCCCGCCCAGCTCAGTTCACGCCAGGCCCTCTCCGAGATGGTGCTGGTGGCCAGCCGCAACCACCGGGACCAACGGCTCGAGCAGCTCCTGGAGGCCCTGGCCCTGGGCGACACCAAGGCCATCGGCAGCGTCGGCGGCAAGGTGGCCACGATCCTGCGGGGTGAGACCGACGTCTACATCTCGCTCTCGGGCAAGAGCGCCCCGAAGGACTGGGACATGGCGGCTCCCGAGGCCGTGCTCAAGGCGGCCGGTGGCGCCTTCACTCACGCTGACGGTGCACCGCTCCGCTACAACACCGGCGATGTGCGCCAAGCCGGCTGCCTGATCGCTAGCCATGGCGTCAGCCACCAGGAGCTCTGCGAGAAGGCCGCCGCGGCGATGGACCGCATTGATCCGGGCTTCGCGGTTTAG
- the rsmI gene encoding 16S rRNA (cytidine(1402)-2'-O)-methyltransferase → MQGAEPAAGVLYLVGTPIGNTGDLSPRAKTVLAGADRIACEDTRRSGLLLHNLGIKNRLVSFHEHNQATRIPELLEALENGEAIAVISDAGLPGISDPGEELVSAARGQGRTVICVPGPCAATTALVSSGLPCGRFCFEGFLPPKASARRSRLQALAQEERTLVFYEAPHRLLAVLEDLLELLGDRPIAVTRELTKRHEQQVGPNLSAALDHFRQHPPQGEFTLVLGGAETTASERPSDETLREQLQALVSGGLSRNDAARQLARSTGIAKRELYALLHQDDDTP, encoded by the coding sequence ATGCAGGGCGCTGAACCCGCTGCAGGCGTGCTCTATCTGGTGGGCACCCCGATCGGGAACACCGGCGATCTCTCGCCCCGGGCCAAGACCGTGCTGGCCGGGGCCGATCGGATTGCCTGCGAAGACACCCGCCGCAGCGGCCTGCTGCTGCACAACCTGGGCATCAAGAACCGGTTGGTGAGCTTCCACGAGCACAACCAGGCCACCCGAATCCCGGAGCTGCTCGAGGCCCTGGAGAACGGGGAAGCGATCGCGGTGATCAGCGACGCCGGGCTCCCGGGCATCTCCGACCCCGGCGAGGAGCTGGTGAGCGCCGCCCGCGGCCAGGGGCGAACGGTGATCTGTGTGCCCGGGCCCTGCGCCGCCACCACGGCTCTCGTGAGCAGTGGTCTCCCCTGCGGGCGGTTCTGCTTCGAGGGCTTCCTCCCCCCCAAGGCCAGCGCGCGCCGCTCCCGCCTCCAGGCCTTGGCCCAAGAGGAGCGAACCCTGGTCTTCTACGAGGCACCCCACCGCCTGCTGGCTGTGCTGGAGGACCTACTGGAACTCCTGGGGGACCGGCCAATCGCCGTCACCCGGGAGCTGACCAAGCGCCATGAGCAGCAGGTCGGCCCCAACCTGAGCGCGGCCCTCGACCACTTCCGCCAGCACCCGCCCCAGGGGGAATTCACCCTGGTGCTCGGCGGCGCCGAGACCACAGCCAGCGAGCGTCCCAGCGATGAGACGTTGCGTGAGCAGTTGCAGGCCCTGGTCAGCGGCGGGCTCAGCCGCAACGATGCCGCTCGCCAACTGGCCCGCAGCACGGGCATCGCCAAACGCGAGCTCTACGCTTTGCTGCATCAAGACGACGACACCCCCTGA
- a CDS encoding DnaJ C-terminal domain-containing protein: MSANGYRDYFKVLGVERGADADAIKKAFRKLARQYHPDVNPGDKGAEAKFKEVSEAYEVLSDPDKRRRYEQFGQYWSQAGAGPGPGGVDVDFGRYGNFDDFVNDLLGRFGGPGGGAGGFQGGGFGGAPGGFGGFGSGFPGGFGSGGFAGAPGRQAAPVNLDAEASINLTFSEAFRGCERTLAVNDERVQVRIPAGVKPGSRLRLKGKGNLQPGTGRRGDLYLTLQVQDHPVWTLDGDQLKADLPLSLDELALGGEVRVATPDGEATVTVPPAMAVGRSLRLKGKGWPVKGGRGDLLLSLSLKQPARYSDQERQLLEQLRAARSSDPRADWISAARL; encoded by the coding sequence ATGAGCGCCAACGGTTACCGCGACTATTTCAAGGTTCTGGGCGTTGAGCGTGGCGCTGATGCGGACGCGATCAAGAAGGCCTTTCGCAAGTTGGCGCGCCAGTACCACCCGGATGTGAATCCCGGGGATAAGGGCGCCGAGGCGAAATTCAAGGAAGTCAGTGAGGCCTATGAGGTGCTCTCTGACCCCGATAAGCGTCGCCGCTACGAGCAATTCGGGCAGTACTGGAGTCAAGCCGGCGCTGGCCCAGGCCCAGGCGGTGTCGATGTCGATTTCGGCCGCTACGGCAATTTCGATGACTTCGTCAATGACCTGCTGGGCCGCTTTGGCGGGCCCGGCGGTGGGGCTGGCGGATTCCAGGGTGGTGGTTTTGGTGGCGCCCCTGGCGGCTTTGGCGGGTTTGGCTCAGGCTTCCCCGGCGGCTTTGGCAGCGGCGGCTTTGCCGGTGCCCCGGGCCGTCAGGCGGCGCCGGTGAACCTCGATGCCGAGGCCAGCATCAACCTGACCTTCTCGGAGGCCTTCCGCGGCTGCGAGCGCACCCTGGCGGTTAATGACGAGCGCGTTCAGGTGCGCATTCCCGCCGGTGTGAAGCCCGGCAGTCGCCTGCGCCTCAAGGGCAAGGGCAACCTTCAGCCTGGAACTGGCCGCCGCGGCGACCTTTACCTCACCCTTCAGGTTCAGGACCATCCGGTCTGGACCCTCGACGGAGACCAGCTCAAGGCGGATCTTCCCCTGAGCCTCGATGAGCTGGCCCTGGGCGGTGAGGTGCGCGTGGCCACGCCGGATGGAGAAGCGACGGTGACGGTGCCCCCGGCGATGGCCGTCGGCCGGAGCCTGCGGCTCAAGGGCAAGGGCTGGCCGGTCAAGGGAGGTCGCGGTGACCTGCTGCTGAGCCTCAGCCTGAAGCAACCGGCGCGCTACAGCGACCAGGAGCGGCAGTTGCTGGAGCAGCTGCGGGCAGCGCGCAGCAGTGACCCCCGAGCCGATTGGATCAGCGCCGCTCGTTTGTAA